A window of the Thalassoglobus sp. JC818 genome harbors these coding sequences:
- a CDS encoding AAA family ATPase yields the protein MYETYWKLTSRPFDDLPDPRFYFPAHSHQTALLKLRYLIEQRKGIGLIVGEHGTGKSFLPYVLEHDEKSSQNLRFIRLVIPQLDPEDLLRYFAVRLGIGGDPDQTLDGILVDLESKLVEVADSGQHVVFLVDDAHLLGDEQLNVIRLLLNLRENPRVDFTILLLGRTELLSHVSHHHGLDQRIAVRSGLSPLKATEVREYIQHRIRVAGGVDDQFHENAHQTAWELSGGIPRKINQICDLALLVGFADQLDTLGPLDLQTANEEIETVIA from the coding sequence ATGTATGAGACGTACTGGAAGCTCACCTCCCGACCATTCGACGACCTCCCTGATCCGAGGTTTTACTTCCCGGCGCACTCGCACCAAACCGCTCTCTTGAAGCTGCGTTATCTGATCGAGCAGCGAAAAGGAATCGGGCTGATTGTGGGAGAACATGGGACCGGAAAGTCTTTCCTCCCGTACGTTCTCGAGCACGACGAAAAGTCTTCTCAGAATCTCCGTTTCATTCGACTGGTGATTCCACAGCTTGATCCGGAAGATTTGCTTCGATATTTCGCAGTTCGCTTGGGAATCGGTGGCGATCCCGATCAAACGCTCGATGGAATTCTAGTCGACCTCGAATCGAAACTCGTGGAAGTCGCCGACTCCGGTCAACATGTGGTGTTCTTGGTTGACGACGCTCATCTGCTCGGTGACGAACAGCTCAACGTCATTCGACTGCTGCTCAATCTGCGTGAGAATCCGCGAGTTGACTTTACGATTTTGCTACTGGGGAGAACAGAACTTCTCTCTCATGTGTCGCATCATCACGGCCTCGATCAACGCATCGCGGTTCGTTCCGGACTTTCCCCGCTGAAAGCCACTGAAGTACGGGAATACATTCAGCATCGAATTCGTGTCGCAGGCGGAGTTGACGACCAGTTTCACGAGAACGCTCATCAGACAGCCTGGGAACTGAGCGGAGGAATTCCTCGCAAGATCAATCAGATTTGCGACCTCGCCCTTCTCGTCGGTTTCGCCGATCAACTCGACACTCTCGGCCCGCTTGATCTCCAAACGGCCAACGAAGAGATCGAAACAGTCATCGCCTGA
- a CDS encoding family 16 glycoside hydrolase: protein MRQPSFTSSFLPQMLSFAACCLLVCPAVTSASDDPYGGFKMGIQSYSLRGYPVEEALKHSEELGLTYWEAYSKHLPMSTLPSHIEDQKKLLAGSGITLDAYGVVGFDSNETKAREVFDYAKAMGLLSISANPKKDEATFALLDRLVEEYQIPIAIHNHGPGADYDKVDDVLKWVDGRSPLIGACVDTGHYLRSNEDPVEVIQKLGKRVYGVHLKDVRTIYSDEEKATLLESLPPNRKKHLEQEGKIFTILGEGELNVVGVLRALRNIDFDRNLSLEYEENPENPLSDIELCLAEVRRAVAYLDDEEEGFVQIWDGETFDDWTINESPETWKIADGAIICNGPRSHVFYTGDLAPFENFELKVDVMAEPNSNGGIYFHTAYQDEGWPKAGFETQVNNTYHKDPRKTGSLYAVDDVNEQHIPDNTWWTQHIIVNGKNVKILVDGKVVTDYTEPDGQKAQQGFDRLIGKGTFALQGHDPGSTVHFKNIRVKKLP from the coding sequence ATGCGCCAACCATCTTTCACAAGTTCTTTTCTGCCGCAGATGCTGAGCTTCGCAGCTTGTTGCCTGCTCGTCTGCCCCGCTGTCACGTCAGCGTCTGATGATCCCTATGGGGGATTCAAAATGGGAATCCAGAGTTATTCCCTGCGAGGGTATCCCGTTGAAGAAGCTCTCAAGCATTCCGAAGAACTCGGACTGACCTATTGGGAAGCCTATTCCAAGCATCTTCCGATGTCGACGCTCCCTTCTCACATTGAAGATCAGAAGAAACTGCTCGCGGGATCGGGAATTACTCTTGACGCATACGGAGTGGTTGGCTTCGACAGCAACGAAACCAAAGCTCGCGAAGTCTTTGATTACGCCAAAGCGATGGGACTGCTCTCGATCAGTGCCAATCCAAAGAAAGACGAAGCGACCTTCGCACTGCTCGATCGACTAGTCGAGGAATACCAGATCCCAATCGCGATTCACAATCATGGTCCGGGAGCCGACTACGACAAGGTTGACGACGTCTTGAAATGGGTCGATGGACGAAGCCCGTTGATCGGAGCGTGCGTTGATACCGGACACTATCTTCGAAGTAATGAAGATCCAGTTGAGGTCATCCAGAAACTCGGCAAACGAGTCTACGGCGTCCATCTGAAAGATGTTCGAACGATCTACTCAGATGAAGAAAAAGCAACGCTTCTTGAGTCACTCCCACCGAACCGAAAGAAACACCTCGAACAGGAAGGCAAGATCTTCACCATTCTCGGTGAAGGGGAATTGAATGTCGTGGGTGTACTCAGAGCACTGCGAAACATTGACTTCGACCGCAACCTGTCACTCGAGTACGAAGAGAATCCTGAAAACCCACTCTCAGACATCGAACTCTGCCTTGCAGAAGTCCGCCGTGCTGTCGCTTATCTCGACGATGAAGAAGAAGGCTTCGTGCAGATCTGGGATGGAGAAACATTCGACGACTGGACGATCAACGAGTCACCAGAGACCTGGAAAATCGCCGACGGAGCAATTATCTGCAACGGACCTCGCAGCCACGTTTTCTACACAGGCGATCTGGCACCGTTCGAGAACTTCGAACTCAAAGTCGATGTGATGGCGGAACCGAACAGCAACGGTGGCATCTACTTCCACACCGCTTACCAGGATGAAGGCTGGCCAAAAGCCGGGTTCGAAACTCAGGTCAACAACACCTATCACAAAGATCCACGCAAAACCGGAAGCCTCTACGCTGTGGATGATGTCAACGAACAACACATTCCGGACAACACATGGTGGACTCAGCACATCATCGTGAATGGCAAGAACGTCAAGATTCTGGTCGATGGAAAAGTTGTCACTGACTACACCGAACCGGATGGGCAGAAGGCTCAACAAGGTTTCGATCGACTGATTGGCAAAGGAACCTTCGCTCTTCAGGGACACGATCCCGGCAGCACTGTTCACTTCAAGAACATCCGCGTGAAGAAGCTTCCATAA
- a CDS encoding glutamate decarboxylase, protein MSLHEKDTVRENLDDDVYASIDLTVSMPKYQFPQQEQDPRCAFSVVRDELMLDGNSRQNLATFCQTWAEPEVHELMDLCMDKNMVDKDEYPQTAEIEARCVHMLADLWNSPAGANTIGCSTTGSSEAAMLGGMAMKRHWEAQRKAAGKPIDKPNLVTGPVQVCWHKFARYWDIELREIPMDQDRMLMTPDEVLKRCDENTIGVVPTLGVTFTCQYEPVKEVAAALDRLQAESGLDIRMHVDGASGGFLAPFCAPDLEWDFRIPRVKSINTSGHKFGLSPLGVGWIVWRDPEDLPEDLIFWVNYLGGNMRDIGLNFSRPGGQVVCQYYNFLRLGKEGYRKIHVACYETAQYIAEQINEIGLFDVIYNGQMDSGIPALCWKMKEGTDPGFSLYDLADRLRTRGWQVPAYSLPAHLDDLPIQRILVRHGVSRDLGTLLVADIKRGIEYFEKHPVQNSMTAKDASGFHH, encoded by the coding sequence ATGTCGCTCCACGAGAAGGATACGGTTCGAGAGAATCTCGACGATGATGTGTACGCGTCGATTGATCTGACCGTCAGCATGCCCAAGTATCAGTTTCCGCAACAGGAACAGGACCCTCGCTGCGCATTCTCGGTTGTCCGCGATGAATTAATGCTCGACGGAAACTCCCGACAGAACCTGGCGACATTCTGTCAGACCTGGGCAGAGCCTGAAGTTCATGAACTGATGGATCTGTGCATGGACAAAAACATGGTCGACAAGGATGAGTATCCGCAAACGGCCGAGATCGAAGCGCGCTGTGTGCACATGCTCGCGGATCTTTGGAACTCACCCGCTGGAGCCAACACGATTGGTTGTTCGACAACCGGTTCCAGTGAAGCAGCGATGCTCGGCGGAATGGCGATGAAACGTCATTGGGAAGCTCAACGCAAAGCGGCCGGCAAGCCAATTGATAAGCCGAATCTCGTCACCGGACCTGTTCAAGTCTGCTGGCACAAGTTCGCCCGGTACTGGGATATCGAACTTCGCGAAATCCCGATGGATCAAGACCGGATGTTGATGACACCGGACGAAGTTCTGAAACGCTGTGACGAAAATACCATTGGTGTCGTTCCGACTTTAGGTGTGACTTTTACCTGCCAGTATGAACCGGTCAAAGAGGTGGCCGCTGCTCTCGATCGATTGCAGGCAGAGTCAGGACTCGACATTCGCATGCATGTCGATGGAGCGAGTGGAGGTTTTCTGGCGCCGTTTTGCGCTCCGGATCTCGAGTGGGATTTCCGGATTCCCCGTGTGAAGTCGATCAATACGTCGGGGCACAAGTTCGGGCTCTCTCCGCTTGGCGTTGGCTGGATTGTGTGGCGGGATCCCGAAGATCTTCCCGAAGATCTCATTTTCTGGGTCAACTACCTCGGCGGAAACATGCGGGACATCGGCCTCAACTTCTCTCGTCCGGGCGGGCAGGTTGTCTGTCAGTACTACAACTTCCTTCGTCTCGGAAAAGAAGGCTACCGAAAGATTCACGTGGCCTGTTACGAAACGGCTCAATACATCGCCGAGCAGATCAATGAGATCGGGCTGTTCGATGTGATCTACAACGGGCAGATGGATTCCGGAATCCCAGCCCTGTGCTGGAAGATGAAAGAGGGCACCGATCCCGGTTTTTCTCTCTATGATCTGGCCGACAGGCTGAGAACGCGCGGCTGGCAAGTACCAGCCTACTCGCTTCCCGCTCATCTCGACGATTTGCCGATCCAGCGAATTCTCGTGAGACACGGAGTGAGCCGCGATCTCGGAACACTTCTCGTGGCTGACATCAAACGTGGTATTGAATACTTCGAAAAGCACCCGGTGCAGAATTCCATGACAGCCAAAGATGCCTCGGGATTTCATCACTAG
- the ruvC gene encoding crossover junction endodeoxyribonuclease RuvC gives MEQSTPPSVTPTSQQDRPMAIALGNTTTAPPSQLYLGIDPGLNKTGYALIRRTASRPRLVEGGVIRSTRTKNLAERVFEIGQGLREVLAEFKPEAVAIEQVFSSPRNPKSALLMSHARGAILYAVCEASIGIMHYTPRQIKKLLTGTGTASKEQVQEAIQRELGLKKILEPNDVADASAVALCHYYSARVDLSRDEQCCPVL, from the coding sequence ATGGAACAATCAACCCCGCCCAGCGTAACGCCGACTTCGCAACAGGATCGCCCAATGGCAATCGCCCTGGGAAATACGACAACCGCTCCTCCTTCGCAGCTGTATCTTGGAATCGATCCGGGCCTCAACAAAACCGGCTACGCATTGATTCGTAGAACAGCCTCGCGACCTCGACTCGTCGAAGGAGGCGTGATCCGATCCACACGCACGAAAAACCTCGCTGAGCGTGTCTTTGAAATCGGGCAGGGTCTGCGAGAAGTCCTCGCTGAGTTCAAACCCGAAGCAGTCGCCATCGAACAGGTCTTCTCTTCGCCTCGCAATCCAAAATCGGCACTTCTGATGTCGCACGCTCGCGGCGCCATTCTGTACGCGGTCTGTGAAGCCTCCATCGGGATCATGCATTACACTCCCCGCCAGATTAAGAAGCTTCTGACTGGAACCGGAACCGCCTCGAAGGAGCAGGTTCAGGAAGCGATTCAACGAGAACTTGGCCTCAAGAAAATTCTCGAGCCGAACGACGTCGCTGATGCCAGTGCGGTCGCTTTGTGTCACTACTACAGCGCCCGCGTCGATCTCTCCCGCGATGAACAGTGCTGTCCCGTTCTTTAA
- a CDS encoding RNA methyltransferase yields MVGRKKKRTRSKSSLGNYQRNWIWGRHAVMESLRANQWLPEELHLAPEILDSSILNEVIRRAKSSGIDFQEATAESLTQLCHARDHQGLVARMPEFPYCSLDILDAPSNDKQRFALVLDRIQDPFNFGSILRSADLFGVSTVLIGEREQVGVTSHVARSSAGAVNFLNICRVPNLCEASQRLLATDYQLIAATEKSSTPPSQIDFRSNTAIVIGNEGTGIDPDLLNLATQTCAIPQSGHIDSLNAAVAAGILCYEVARQRTHADP; encoded by the coding sequence GTGGTCGGTCGAAAAAAGAAACGCACTCGCTCGAAATCCTCATTAGGCAATTATCAGCGAAACTGGATCTGGGGACGTCATGCGGTGATGGAATCACTGCGTGCAAACCAATGGCTTCCGGAGGAGCTGCACCTCGCGCCGGAAATCCTCGACTCCAGCATTCTCAACGAAGTGATTCGCAGAGCGAAATCTTCCGGCATCGACTTCCAAGAGGCAACTGCTGAGTCGCTCACTCAGCTTTGCCACGCGAGAGACCACCAGGGACTTGTGGCCCGGATGCCGGAGTTCCCGTATTGCTCACTCGATATTCTCGACGCTCCATCCAATGACAAACAGCGCTTTGCACTTGTCCTGGATCGGATTCAGGACCCCTTCAATTTCGGCTCGATTCTCCGATCCGCAGACCTTTTCGGAGTTTCGACAGTTCTGATCGGTGAGCGTGAGCAGGTGGGGGTGACGTCTCACGTCGCGCGCAGCTCAGCCGGAGCAGTGAATTTTCTCAATATCTGCCGTGTCCCGAATCTTTGCGAAGCGAGTCAACGACTGCTCGCAACGGACTACCAGCTCATCGCAGCGACCGAAAAAAGCTCAACTCCACCGTCTCAAATTGACTTTCGAAGCAACACCGCCATCGTCATCGGAAACGAAGGAACGGGAATCGATCCAGATCTTCTGAATCTGGCGACACAGACCTGTGCGATTCCGCAGTCAGGGCACATCGACTCACTAAATGCTGCGGTCGCTGCCGGGATTTTGTGCTATGAAGTGGCCCGTCAGCGGACGCACGCTGATCCTTGA
- the map gene encoding type I methionyl aminopeptidase, producing the protein MIPLRRRNKLPQYNTEAERNGLRAAGRFNAQLMDFLRPHVQPGVTTNELDRLAEEYTRDHGHIPACLGYNGYSKSICTSINEVVCHGIPEDRQLIEGDIVNVDCSTVVNGWYGDSSETFMIGEVSDDARRIMQGAFDALWIGIDAIHPYSTVIEIGLAISKFGQEQGFGVVENYQGHGIGRKFHQEPGVPHVPFRKSRLDVLTPGVSFTIEPMLNLGEAATRPPLEDGWTVLTEDGTLSAQFEHHILMTEEGPEILTLTENGPQRGHQF; encoded by the coding sequence ATGATTCCATTGCGAAGACGCAACAAGCTCCCTCAATACAATACAGAGGCAGAGCGGAATGGCCTTCGCGCTGCCGGTCGATTTAACGCTCAACTGATGGATTTCTTGCGACCGCATGTGCAGCCCGGTGTCACCACGAACGAGTTGGACCGCCTCGCTGAGGAATACACTCGCGATCATGGTCACATTCCAGCTTGCCTCGGTTACAACGGCTACTCGAAATCAATCTGTACGAGTATTAACGAAGTTGTCTGCCACGGTATTCCGGAAGATCGACAGTTAATCGAAGGCGATATTGTCAACGTCGACTGCTCCACCGTCGTTAACGGCTGGTACGGCGATTCCTCCGAAACTTTCATGATCGGTGAGGTCAGTGATGACGCCCGACGAATCATGCAGGGGGCCTTCGACGCATTGTGGATCGGAATTGATGCGATTCACCCATACAGCACAGTGATTGAGATTGGGCTCGCGATTTCAAAATTTGGGCAGGAACAGGGTTTCGGAGTCGTTGAGAATTATCAGGGGCACGGGATCGGCCGAAAATTTCATCAGGAGCCGGGTGTTCCTCACGTTCCGTTCCGCAAGAGTCGCCTTGATGTTCTCACTCCCGGAGTCTCGTTCACCATTGAGCCGATGTTGAATCTCGGCGAAGCTGCCACACGTCCTCCTCTGGAGGATGGTTGGACAGTTCTGACCGAAGACGGCACGCTTTCGGCACAATTCGAACATCACATCTTGATGACTGAAGAAGGGCCAGAGATTCTCACGTTGACCGAAAACGGGCCTCAGCGCGGTCACCAGTTTTAG
- a CDS encoding glycosyltransferase family 2 protein — MTIQSEKAPKRELVGRVVVVMPAYNAEKTLQRTVDDIPEDWVDEIILVDDCSSDGTVELAKSLGLTVIAHENNTGYGGNQKSCYQRALEVGADVVVMIHPDYQYDARVIPAAAEILRLGICDVLLGSRIRTRREALEGGMPAWKYVANRCLTLVENVSLGQNLGDFHSGFRAYRREVLETIPWEKNTDDFAFDSQFLAQSVFFDFKLGDIPVPVRYFDEASSINFTRCVKYGCTTLWVLLQYWLAKLGIVRYEIFRKNAASKKTEA, encoded by the coding sequence ATGACGATCCAATCGGAGAAGGCTCCGAAGCGAGAACTGGTGGGACGAGTCGTCGTCGTCATGCCTGCCTACAACGCCGAAAAAACACTGCAGCGAACGGTCGATGACATCCCGGAAGACTGGGTCGATGAGATCATTCTTGTCGACGACTGCAGCTCCGACGGGACGGTTGAACTCGCAAAGTCGCTCGGTCTTACAGTGATCGCTCACGAGAACAACACCGGTTACGGGGGCAATCAGAAGTCGTGCTATCAACGGGCACTGGAAGTCGGGGCTGACGTTGTTGTGATGATCCATCCGGACTATCAGTACGATGCCCGCGTCATCCCCGCAGCTGCGGAAATCTTGCGACTCGGGATTTGCGATGTGCTCCTCGGATCACGAATTCGCACCCGACGAGAAGCCCTCGAAGGCGGGATGCCAGCCTGGAAATATGTCGCTAACCGATGTCTGACACTCGTCGAGAATGTGTCGTTGGGCCAAAACCTCGGAGACTTTCATAGTGGATTCCGGGCATATCGCCGCGAAGTCCTGGAGACGATTCCGTGGGAAAAGAACACGGACGACTTTGCGTTCGACAGCCAGTTTCTGGCGCAGTCCGTCTTCTTCGATTTCAAGCTGGGTGATATTCCTGTTCCCGTTCGTTACTTCGATGAGGCATCGAGTATCAACTTTACTCGCTGCGTAAAGTACGGCTGCACAACACTTTGGGTGCTGTTGCAGTACTGGCTCGCCAAGCTCGGAATCGTGCGATATGAGATTTTCCGCAAGAATGCGGCGTCCAAAAAGACCGAGGCGTAG
- a CDS encoding DUF1559 domain-containing protein translates to MRARRGFTLIELLVVIAIIAILIALLLPAVQQAREAARRSSCKNNMKQIGLALHNYHDAFGTFPSGWIGVEDRRPNPEGESGFGWGAMLLPQMDQGPLYNQFDFALALDRSPNREQLKQILTVFQCPSDPKPSTFQLEDRDGTSLEMSTANYVGVFGTTELHGCENTPGTAPVTSQGQCVSDGAFFHNSAIRFRDFTDGSSSTLVVGERTTFVDDATGESFYGTWSGAAPEVEEASARILGHAEHPPNEAEHPEDFGSFHAGGAQFVLGDGHVQFISENIDEGVFQALATRSGGEIVGEF, encoded by the coding sequence ATGCGCGCCCGTCGCGGTTTTACATTAATTGAATTGCTCGTCGTCATTGCCATCATTGCGATTCTCATCGCTCTCTTGTTGCCTGCTGTTCAACAAGCAAGAGAGGCTGCCCGCCGCTCTTCTTGCAAAAACAACATGAAGCAGATCGGTTTGGCTCTTCACAACTATCATGACGCTTTCGGAACCTTTCCTTCAGGCTGGATCGGCGTTGAAGACCGACGTCCAAATCCGGAAGGGGAAAGCGGGTTTGGCTGGGGGGCGATGCTGCTTCCTCAAATGGATCAAGGTCCGCTTTACAATCAATTCGACTTTGCACTCGCGCTGGATCGTAGTCCCAACCGGGAGCAGCTGAAGCAAATTCTGACCGTCTTCCAATGTCCAAGTGATCCCAAACCGAGCACCTTCCAACTCGAAGATCGTGATGGAACCTCTTTGGAAATGTCGACAGCGAACTATGTCGGCGTCTTTGGAACAACAGAACTCCACGGATGCGAAAACACACCTGGAACCGCACCAGTGACATCTCAAGGTCAGTGCGTCAGCGACGGAGCCTTCTTCCACAACAGTGCAATTCGATTTCGAGACTTTACGGATGGATCGAGTTCAACGCTGGTCGTTGGGGAGCGGACCACATTCGTTGACGACGCTACCGGCGAAAGCTTTTACGGCACTTGGTCCGGAGCTGCTCCGGAAGTTGAAGAAGCCTCAGCCCGCATTCTTGGTCATGCAGAGCATCCACCCAACGAAGCTGAGCATCCAGAAGATTTCGGAAGCTTTCATGCTGGAGGAGCCCAATTTGTTTTGGGGGATGGCCACGTTCAATTCATCAGTGAAAACATCGATGAGGGAGTTTTTCAGGCACTCGCCACCCGTTCCGGTGGAGAGATCGTCGGCGAATTCTAA
- the purN gene encoding phosphoribosylglycinamide formyltransferase — protein MSSSSESRPPIKLVVLLSGGGTTMVNLQQSIQDGTLNARIAAVVGSRSCLGVERAEELGLKACVISPRQFSGPEEFSESVFELVRAHQADLVVLAGFLSRLIIPDDYSGRVMNVHPSLIPAFCGQGMYGHHVHEAVIARGCKVSGCTVHFCDNEYDHGPIILQEAVPVLDDDDGDSLAERVVAAERRIYPQAVQLFSEGRLKVRGRRVSIEESIAD, from the coding sequence ATGTCATCTTCTTCGGAATCACGTCCTCCCATCAAATTGGTTGTCCTGCTTTCAGGTGGAGGGACAACGATGGTCAATCTCCAACAGAGTATTCAGGATGGAACTCTCAATGCACGCATCGCTGCTGTCGTTGGGAGTCGATCATGCCTCGGAGTCGAGCGAGCGGAGGAACTTGGGCTCAAAGCCTGCGTCATCTCTCCCCGTCAGTTTTCAGGACCGGAAGAGTTCAGTGAATCCGTCTTCGAACTTGTTCGAGCACATCAGGCCGATCTGGTGGTCCTGGCTGGTTTCCTGAGTCGGTTGATCATCCCGGATGATTATTCCGGACGAGTCATGAATGTTCATCCCAGCTTAATTCCTGCGTTTTGCGGGCAAGGTATGTATGGGCATCATGTCCACGAAGCAGTGATCGCGCGAGGCTGCAAAGTTTCGGGATGTACGGTTCATTTTTGCGATAATGAATACGATCACGGCCCGATTATTTTGCAGGAAGCTGTTCCCGTTCTGGACGATGATGATGGCGACAGCCTGGCAGAACGAGTGGTCGCGGCGGAGCGAAGAATCTATCCGCAAGCGGTTCAGTTGTTTTCTGAAGGTCGGTTGAAAGTTCGAGGTCGACGGGTCTCGATTGAAGAATCCATTGCCGATTGA
- a CDS encoding aldehyde ferredoxin oxidoreductase family protein, whose translation MKFGYHGRYLRIDLSSRQSRAVEIDPERLNRFIGGAGLGTALLLEETSGCYDALGPEAPLIFVFSPLVGSPLTTSAKFSIVAKSPLTERINDSLSSSHFAISGKRTGFDAICLVGACSSPTGLVIHNDEVILQDAQDLWGLSSQQASDRFRRQMGSSFRIAAIGPAGENGVHYATISNEGRHAGRGGLGAVMGSKRLKAIAVSGDRLTEFAATEELIAYSKNLSKRSFGEATAKYRELGTVSNLLTFNRLGTLPTRNFQESSFSGVQAIAPESLSKTRTRSSCAACTIGCEHIFAPQKDGSSPVRMEYENLYALGPMCGINDPEVILAASSFCDEAGIDTVSAGVCIAFAMECSERGLIEAGGLSFGDGEKLLELLQSIASRDAGLGDLLSQGVRSASRKIGQGSEEFAIHVKGLEFPGYDPRSLQTMALGFAVGARGADHNKSGAYQADFSPGVDRLNPGIRAAQMAIETEDEASIMDSLILCKFLRGVFEDRMSSMATMLELVTGANLKADDLKERAQGIVTAKKLFNIRQGWTAAEDTLPDRFFNLPVQGTPSEGAILKREALAEQIQAYYSLREWSSEGIPTDDALKRHDFQWAT comes from the coding sequence ATGAAGTTCGGTTACCACGGTCGCTACCTGCGGATCGACCTGTCATCGCGACAATCGCGAGCGGTGGAAATCGATCCCGAGCGACTGAATCGATTCATCGGAGGAGCTGGGCTAGGGACCGCACTCCTGCTGGAAGAGACTTCAGGCTGTTATGATGCATTGGGGCCTGAGGCTCCCTTGATCTTCGTGTTCAGTCCTCTGGTTGGGAGTCCGCTCACAACTTCGGCGAAGTTCTCTATCGTCGCCAAGAGTCCGCTGACTGAGCGGATCAATGATTCACTTTCGTCTTCCCACTTCGCCATCTCCGGCAAGCGGACCGGCTTTGACGCAATCTGTCTTGTTGGTGCCTGTTCAAGCCCGACAGGACTCGTTATTCACAATGATGAGGTCATCCTTCAAGATGCCCAGGACCTGTGGGGACTGTCGAGTCAGCAGGCAAGTGATCGATTTCGTCGTCAAATGGGATCTTCTTTCCGAATCGCTGCCATTGGTCCAGCTGGGGAGAATGGTGTTCACTACGCAACGATCTCCAATGAAGGACGTCATGCGGGGCGGGGCGGACTCGGCGCAGTCATGGGATCGAAACGACTGAAGGCGATTGCAGTTTCAGGGGATCGACTGACCGAGTTCGCTGCGACGGAAGAGCTGATTGCCTACAGCAAGAATCTGTCGAAACGATCATTCGGTGAAGCGACCGCAAAGTATCGCGAATTGGGAACAGTCAGCAATCTCCTGACTTTCAACCGGTTGGGAACTTTGCCGACGCGGAATTTTCAGGAGTCTTCGTTTTCTGGTGTTCAAGCAATCGCTCCGGAATCACTCTCGAAGACTCGGACGCGTTCAAGTTGCGCAGCTTGCACGATCGGCTGCGAACACATTTTCGCTCCTCAGAAGGATGGAAGTTCTCCTGTCCGGATGGAATACGAAAACCTCTACGCGCTCGGGCCGATGTGCGGAATCAATGATCCGGAAGTCATTCTGGCTGCATCATCATTTTGCGATGAAGCTGGGATCGACACTGTGAGTGCCGGAGTTTGTATTGCTTTCGCCATGGAGTGTTCGGAACGTGGGCTGATCGAAGCAGGCGGACTCAGCTTTGGAGATGGCGAGAAACTTCTGGAACTTCTGCAGTCGATTGCTTCGCGTGATGCAGGACTTGGCGACTTGTTGTCGCAAGGGGTCCGGTCTGCCTCGCGGAAAATCGGTCAGGGTTCGGAGGAGTTCGCGATCCACGTGAAAGGGCTTGAGTTTCCTGGCTACGATCCCCGGTCACTGCAGACAATGGCACTCGGCTTTGCGGTAGGAGCACGCGGAGCCGATCATAATAAGTCAGGAGCTTACCAGGCTGACTTTTCGCCGGGCGTCGATCGACTCAATCCCGGAATTCGGGCAGCACAAATGGCTATCGAAACAGAAGACGAAGCTTCGATCATGGACTCGCTGATTCTCTGCAAATTCCTGCGGGGAGTCTTTGAAGATCGTATGAGTTCCATGGCGACCATGCTCGAACTGGTGACAGGAGCAAACCTCAAAGCAGATGACTTGAAAGAACGTGCACAGGGAATTGTGACAGCGAAAAAGCTGTTCAATATTCGTCAAGGATGGACGGCCGCGGAAGACACACTACCGGACCGTTTTTTCAATTTGCCTGTTCAAGGAACTCCGAGCGAGGGAGCTATCTTGAAGCGAGAGGCCCTCGCAGAACAGATTCAGGCTTACTACTCACTTCGAGAATGGTCATCAGAGGGAATTCCTACCGATGACGCCCTGAAACGACATGACTTCCAATGGGCGACTTGA